GCCTCTTTCGATATGAGGAACTTGGTGACAAGGAGTTTATGGCGGCAATATCTGGTGCTTGAGGGCGTATCGAATTAGGTCCGTTTGACTGTGTAGATTGAGTTTGCGCATCATATTGGTGCGA
Above is a window of Dehalococcoidia bacterium DNA encoding:
- a CDS encoding LuxR C-terminal-related transcriptional regulator, with translation MAAQGYTNGEIAKQIGISQRTVEVHRTNMMRKLNLHSQTDLIRYALKHQILPP